Proteins from one Triticum aestivum cultivar Chinese Spring chromosome 7A, IWGSC CS RefSeq v2.1, whole genome shotgun sequence genomic window:
- the LOC123149413 gene encoding U5 small nuclear ribonucleoprotein 40 kDa protein, which produces MYSAPGNNSLALAAPRPGMELGNVQQHPNQAFGLGPGGKQRSSSLEAPIMLLTGHQSAVYCMKFNPAGTVIASGSHDKDIFLWYVHGECKNYMVLRGHKNAILDLHWTTDGSQIISASPDKTLRVWDVETGKQVKKMAEHSSFVNSCCPSRKWPPLVVSGSDDGTAKLWDLRQRGAIQTLPDKFQITAVSFSEAADKVFTGGLDNDVKWWDLRKNEVTESLKGHQDMITGMQLSPDGSYLLTNAMDNELKIWDLRPYAPENRNIKTFTGHQHNFEKTLLKCSWSPDNRKVTAGSADRMVYIWDTTSRRILYKLPGHNGSVNETAFHPTEPIIGSCGSDKQIYLGEL; this is translated from the coding sequence ATGTACTCCGCTCCAGGCAACAATTCTTTGGCTCTTGCAGCCCCACGGCCAGGAATGGAGCTGGGCAACGTGCAGCAACATCCTAACCAGGCTTTTGGCCTTGGGCCTGGTGGGAAGCAACGCTCATCCAGTCTGGAGGCGCCGATAATGCTACTCACAGGCCACCAGAGCGCTGTCTACTGCATGAAGTTCAACCCTGCTGGAACTGTGATAGCATCGGGCTCCCATGACAAGGATATCTTCCTGTGGTATGTCCATGGTGAGTGTAAGAACTACATGGTACTGAGAGGGCACAAGAATGCTATCCTTGATCTTCACTGGACCACTGATGGGAGCCAGATAATCTCTGCAAGCCCTGACAAGACTTTGAGGGTCTGGGATGTTGAAACTGGTAAGCAGGTTAAGAAGATGGCTGAGCACTCATCCTTTGTCAACTCATGTTGCCCGTCACGTAAGTGGCCACCTCTTGTTGTGAGTGGATCGGACGACGGTACAGCAAAGCTCTGGGACCTGCGTCAGAGAGGGGCTATCCAAACACTTCCAGACAAGTTCCAGATTACCGCCGTGAGCTTTTCAGAGGCCGCAGATAAGGTTTTCACGGGTGGTCTGGACAACGACGTCAAGTGGTGGGATCTTCGCAAGAATGAAGTCACAGAATCTCTCAAAGGACATCAGGAcatgataactgggatgcagcttAGTCCTGATGGGTCGTACCTCCTCACCAATGCGATGGACAATGAGCTCAAGATCTGGGATCTGCGCCCTTACGCACCAGAGAACCGCAACATCAAGACCTTTACAGGGCATCAGCACAACTTTGAGAAGACGCTGTTGAAGTGCAGCTGGTCACCTGACAATCGCAAGGTCACTGCTGGGAGCGCTGATCGCATGGTCTACATCTGGGACACGACATCGAGGCGGATCCTGTACAAGCTTCCTGGGCACAACGGTTCCGTCAATGAGACCGCTTTCCACCCTACCGAGCCCATCATTGGATCTTGCGGCAGCGACAAGCAGATTTATCTCGGGGAGCTTTAG